In the genome of Triticum urartu cultivar G1812 chromosome 5, Tu2.1, whole genome shotgun sequence, one region contains:
- the LOC125510877 gene encoding histone deacetylase 5-like, with the protein MSPAASTAIPTINSRSLRRTPARAARAAHLDAASQHCHEDEAATEVEDIIAGTNCKGKMPLNAGAEIQNKAQSSYLSLSRPLSSHTLPKVKQIFGDVSWKGARGKSFEGEKKISTVALITDEDMLLHESADTHNENPARLISIMSNLRKGKLINRCDLFKPDEIGVKYMLDVHSSTHVKDIVSIATKNQNQRDNLALKHCSKGDMYYSQGSTRAALLAAGGSVKACTLAVEGMYKYAFALVRPPGHHAGLRGPSGFCLLNNVAVGAMHLLNKYQMKKIVILDWDIHHGNGTQKIFYKDNRVLVISVHRYGGGFYPDSSEGNTEHIGEGVGRGFNANICFTHNGIRDVDYITVWEHLVMPVISEFDPEIVLISAGFDAAEGDDLGQCKVTPNGFATLLQMLMKFDRLVMVLEGGYNLDALSESVSACIEVLLGEKSCIPLDRTILPYSTTWEAIIETRKVLKPFWDACKPDIPEGIRSKSIPYVAQKTTD; encoded by the exons ATGTCTCCAGCGGCTTCGACAGCCATTCCCACCATCAACTCGAGATCTCTCCGACGAACTCCTGCGCGTGCGGCGCGTGCAGCTCATCTTGATGCAGCTAGCCAGCACTGCCACGAGGATGAAGCAGCAACAGAg GTCGAAGATATTATTGCTGGTACAAACTGTAAAGGGAAGATGCCCCTGAATGCTGGTGCTGAAATTCAGAATAAAGCACAATCATCCTATCTGAGCCTGAGTCGTCCACTGTCTTCTCATACTCTACCCAAG GTCAAGCAGATATTCGGTGACGTAAGCTGGAAGGGGGCACGTGGCAAATCTTTTGAGGGGGAGAAGAAAATTTCAACTGTTGCGTTAATCACTGATGAAGATATGCTACTTCATGAATCAGCAGATACTCATAATGAGAACCCAGCAAGATTGATAAGTATAATGTCGAATCTCAGAAAAGGGAAGCTCATCAATAG ATGTGATCTATTCAAACCTGATGAGATTGGAGTAAAGTACATGCTGGATGTTCACTCAAGTACGCATGTGAAAGACATAGTGTCAATTGCCACAAAGAACCAGAACCAGAGGGATAATTTGGCGCTTAAACATTGCAGCAAGGGCGACATGTATTACAGCCAAGGCTCCACAAGAGCAGCACTATTGGCCGCTGGTGGGTCTGTGAAG GCTTGTACTTTAGCTGTGGAGGGCATGTACAAATATGCTTTCGCATTGGTAAGACCACCTGGTCACCATGCGGGACTGCGTGGACCGAGTGGTTTTTGCCTATTGAACAACGTAGCTGTTGGGGCCATGCATCTGCTGAATAAATAT CAAATGAAAAAAATTGTAATACTTGATTGGGATATCCACCATGGAAATGGTACTCAGAAGATCTTTTACAAAGACAATCGAGTCCTCGTCATTTCAGTACACAGATATGGGGGTGGTTTCTACCCTGACTCAAGTGAGGGAAACACTGAGCATATTGGTGAAGGAGTTGGTAGGGGCTTCAATGCGAACATCTGCTTTACTCACAATGGCATCCGTGATGTTGACTATATTACTGTATGGGAGCATTTGGTCATGCCAGTTATCAGCGAGTTTGACCCTGAAATTGTTCTTATTTCGGCTGGTTTTGACGCAG CTGAGGGTGACGACCTAGGTCAATGCAAGGTGACCCCGAATGGATTTGCGACACTGCTTCAGATG CTCATGAAGTTTGACCGCCTTGTAATGGTTCTTGAGGGTGGATATAACTTGGACGCGCTGTCAGAATCTGTTTCAGCTTGCATCGAGGTTCTTCTGGGTGAAAAAAGTTGTATTCCTCTTGACAGGACAATTCTGCCATACAGCACGACCTGGGAGGCGATCATAGAG ACACGGAAAGTACTAAAACCATTCTGGGATGCGTGCAAACCAGATATTCCTGAAGGAATCAGGTCCAAGAGCATACCATATGTGGCCCAAAAAACAACCGACTAA